In Erigeron canadensis isolate Cc75 chromosome 1, C_canadensis_v1, whole genome shotgun sequence, a single window of DNA contains:
- the LOC122600086 gene encoding splicing factor 3B subunit 1, with protein sequence MDPEDVEIAKIQEERKKMAALAPNSITFDTDLYDGNNRFEDYNREIPANDDEENADAMDNEVARKLASYTAPRSLLNDMLPRGEDDESLGNKKSQRIIDREDDYRRRRLNQVISPERHDAFASGDKTPKPETRSYADIMKEEALKREKQETLKIIAQRKKEEEENKAAGKEKEPGAQPAQKRRNRWDQSQDNESGGGKKAKTTASSDWDAPDSTPGIGRWDATPTPGRIGDATPSLSRKNRWDETPTPGRLADSDATPAAGGVTPGATPAGMAWDATPKLSGMATPTPKRQRSRWDETPATMAGATPSMATPIASGVTPYGAAELATPTPSAINMRGAFTPEQYNLLRWEKDIEDRNRPLTDEELDTMFPQEGYKILEPPPSYVPIRTPARKLLATPTPLGTPLYSIPEENRGQQFDVPKEMPGGLPFMKPEDYQYFGALLNEDEEEELSPDEQKERKIMKLLLKVKNGTPPQRKTALRQLTDKAREFGAGPLFNRILPLLMQPTLEDQERHLLVKVIDRVLYKLDELVRPYVHKILVVIEPLLIDEDYYARVEGREIISNLSKAAGLATMIAAMRPDIDNIDEYVRNTTARAFSVVASALGIPALLPFLKAVCQSKKSWQARHTGIKIVQQIAILIGCAVLPHLRSLVEIIEHGLNDENQKVRTITALSLAALAEAAAPYGIESFDSVLKPLWKGIRSHRGKVLAAFLKAIGFIIPLMDAIYASYYTKEVMVILIREFQSPDEEMKKIVLKVVKQCVSTEGVEADYIRSDILPEFFRNFWVRRMALDRRNYKQLVETTVEIANKVGVPDIVARIVEDLKDESEPYRRMVMETIEKVVANLGASDIDARLEELLIDGILYAFQEQTSDDANVMLNGFGAVVNSLGQRVKPYLPQICGTIKWRLNNKSAKVRQQAADLISRIAVVMKQCQEEQLMGHLGVVLYEYLGEEYPEVLGSILGALKAIVNVIGMTKMTPPIKDLLPRLTPILKNRHEKVQENCIDLVGRIADRGAEFVPAREWMRICFELLEMLKAHKKGIRRATVNTFGYIAKAIGPQDVLATLLNNLKVQERQNRVCTTVAIAIVAETCSPFTVLPALMNEYRVPELNVQNGVLKSLSFLFEYIGEMGKDYIYAVTPLLEDALMDRDLVHRQTAASAVKHMALGVAGLGCEDALIHLLNYVWPNIFETSPHVINAVMEAIEGMRVALGPAVVLNYCLQGLFHPARKVREVYWKIYNSLYIGAQDALVAAYPMLEDEGENVYSRPELTMFV encoded by the coding sequence ATGGATCCGGAGGATGTGGAGATTGCAAAAATACaggaagaaaggaaaaaaatggCGGCTTTGGCCCCGAACTCTATTACTTTCGACACGGATCTGTATGATGGAAACAATCGGTTTGAGGATTATAACAGGGAGATTCCTgctaatgatgatgaagagaatgCCGATGCTATGGATAATGAGGTTGCCAGGAAACTAGCTTCTTATACTGCTCCGAGATCTTTGTTGAATGATATGTTGCCCCGTGGCGAGGATGACGAGTCTTTAGGGAATAAAAAGTCGCAGAGGATTATTGACAGGGAAGACGATTATCGTAGGAGGAGGTTGAATCAGGTTATTTCTCCGGAAAGGCATGATGCTTTTGCCAGCGGTGATAAGACTCCCAAGCCTGAAACGAGGTCTTATGCTGATATCATGAAGGAGGAAGCTTTGAAAAGAGAGAAACAGGAGACATTGAAAATTATTGCCCAACGGAAAAAGGAAGAGGAAGAGAATAAGGCTGCTGGGAAAGAAAAAGAACCCGGTGCACAACCGGCTCAGAAAAGGAGGAACAGATGGGATCAGTCTCAGGATAATGAATCCGGTGGTGGGAAGAAAGCCAAGACCACGGCTAGTTCTGATTGGGATGCGCCAGACTCGACTCCAGGGATTGGGAGATGGGATGCTACCCCTACCCCAGGGAGGATTGGTGATGCAACTCCTTCCTTGTCCAGAAAGAACCGGTGGGATGAAACTCCGACACCGGGTCGGTTGGCTGATTCTGATGCTACCCCAGCTGCCGGTGGAGTTACGCCAGGTGCTACTCCAGCTGGTATGGCATGGGACGCCACACCCAAGCTGTCTGGTATGGCTACCCCCACGCCTAAACGGCAGAGATCAAGATGGGATGAGACGCCAGCAACTATGGCAGGTGCTACACCAAGCATGGCTACACCTATAGCATCTGGTGTTACCCCTTATGGTGCGGCTGAACTTGCCACTCCGACCCCAAGTGCTATAAATATGCGTGGTGCCTTCACACCAGAGCAGTATAATTTGCTTAGATGGGAGAAAGACATTGAAGACAGGAATCGCCCGTtgacagatgaagaacttgataCGATGTTTCCTCAAGAAGGGTACAAGATTTTGGAACCGCCACCCTCTTATGTTCCAATTAGAACTCCTGCAAGGAAGCTTCTTGCTACCCCAACACCTTTAGGCACACCTCTGTATTCAATTCCTGAAGAAAATAGGGGTCAGCAGTTTGATGTTCCAAAAGAGATGCCTGGTGGGTTGCCATTTATGAAGCCAGAAGATTACCAATACTTTGGTGCCTTGTTGAACgaagacgaagaagaagaattGTCTCCTGATGAGCAAAAGGAGAGGAAAATTATGAAGTTGCTGCTTAAGGTTAAGAATGGTACTCCTCCACAGAGGAAAACAGCTTTGAGGCAGCTTACAGATAAGGCTCGTGAATTTGGTGCTGGCCCGCTGTTCAATCGTATCCTTCCATTGCTTATGCAGCCAACTCTGGAGGATCAAGAGAGACACTTGTTGGTAAAGGTCATCGATAGGGTGCTTTACAAGTTAGATGAGCTCGTTCGACCTTATGTGCACAAGATTCTGGTTGTCATAGAACCTCTGCTGATTGATGAAGACTATTATGCTCGTGTGGAGGGAAGAGAAATCATATCCAATCTCAGCAAGGCTGCTGGATTAGCAACTATGATTGCTGCAATGCGTCCGGATATTGATAACATTGATGAATATGTAAGGAACACCACTGCGAGAGCTTTCAGTGTTGTTGCATCAGCACTCGGGATCCCTGCCCTGTTACCTTTCTTGAAAGCCGTATGTCAGAGTAAGAAATCATGGCAAGCAAGGCATACAGGTATTAAAATTGTTCAACAGATTGCTATTCTGATTGGGTGTGCAGTTCTTCCCCACCTAAGGTCTCTTGTGGAGATCATAGAACATGGTCTCAAcgatgaaaatcaaaaagtcaGAACAATCACTGCCCTCTCATTGGCTGCACTTGCTGAAGCTGCTGCCCCATATGGTATCGAGAGCTTTGACTCTGTTCTCAAGCCGTTGTGGAAGGGTATTCGGTCTCACCGTGGCAAGGTCTTAGCTGCTTTCTTGAAGGCAATTGGGTTTATCATTCCTCTTATGGATGCCATATATGCCAGCTACTATACCAAGGAAGTGATGGTTATACTGATCCGCGAGTTTCAATCTCCAGATGAAGAAATGAAGAAAATTGTGCTTAAAGTGGTGAAGCAGTGCGTGAGTACTGAAGGTGTTGAGGCAGATTACATTCGCAGTGATATTCTTCCAGAGTTTTTCAGGAACTTTTGGGTCAGAAGGATGGCTTTGGATCGCAGAAACTATAAGCAGCTTGTTGAGACAACAGTTGAGATTGCAAATAAAGTAGGTGTTCCCGACATTGTTGCTAGAATAGTTGAAGATTTGAAAGATGAAAGTGAGCCTTACAGGAGAATGGTTATGGAAACAATTGAGAAAGTTGTGGCCAATCTTGGTGCATCTGATATCGATGCTCGTTTAGAAGAGCTTCTCATTGATGGTATCCTGTATGCCTTCCAAGAACAAACTAGTGATGATGCCAATGTGATGCTTAATGGGTTTGGTGCAGTTGTTAATTCTCTTGGACAGAGAGTAAAGCCATATCTCCCTCAGATTTGTGGTACTATAAAGTGGCGCCTGAACAACAAAAGTGCAAAAGTGAGGCAGCAGGCTGCAGATCTGATTTCAAGGATCGCTGTCGTGATGAAACAATGCCAAGAAGAACAATTGATGGGGCATCTTGGGGTTGTCTTGTACGAGTATTTAGGAGAAGAGTATCCTGAAGTTTTGGGATCGATATTGGGTGCTCTCAAAGCGATTGTGAATGTCATTGGTATGACGAAGATGACTCCACCAATAAAAGACTTGCTCCCACGTTTAACCCCAATTTTGAAGAATCGTCATGAGAAGGTTCAGGAGAACTGTATCGATCTTGTGGGTCGTATTGCTGATCGTGGTGCAGAGTTTGTTCCTGCACGGGAATGGATGAGGATCTGCTTTGAGCTTCTCGAGATGCTAAAGGCCCACAAGAAGGGTATTCGTCGAGCTACTGTGAACACATTCGGGTACATTGCTAAAGCTATTGGACCTCAAGATGTGCTGGCTACCCTTTTAAACAATCTCAAGGTGCAAGAGCGACAGAACCGTGTGTGCACCACTGTTGCCATTGCAATCGTTGCAGAAACTTGCTCACCATTCACGGTTTTGCCTGCCTTGATGAATGAGTATCGTGTACCTGAGTTAAATGTGCAAAATGGGGTGCTTAAATCtttatcctttctttttgaGTACATCGGAGAGATGGGTAAAGACTACATTTATGCTGTGACTCCCCTATTGGAGGATGCTTTAATGGACAGGGACCTGGTTCATAGGCAAACTGCAGCTTCTGCAGTGAAACATATGGCTCTAGGGGTGGCGGGCTTGGGCTGTGAGgatgctttgatccacttgctGAACTATGTGTGGCCCAACATTTTTGAGACATCACCACATGTTATAAATGCTGTGATGGAAGCTATTGAGGGCATGAGGGTTGCATTGGGGCCAGCTGTTGTGCTAAATTATTGTCTACAGGGCCTGTTTCATCCTGCAAGGAAGGTTCGGGAAGTGTACTGGAAAATTTACAACTCGCTTTACATCGGTGCCCAGGATGCTCTTGTGGCTGCTTACCCCATGCTGGAGGATGAAGGAGAGAACGTTTACAGCAGACCTGAGTTGACTATGTTTGTCTGA
- the LOC122584877 gene encoding protein disulfide isomerase pTAC5, chloroplastic-like, whose protein sequence is MSSSIPLTSFNTLLHIPWHHKRTPSLFNINNYHLVSSKSTSSHICFAFNKSNSEEREESRWLREEQRWLREEQRWIREERRWESERQSLLSQIHELKLQIEDLKNVGASNDSVGKLLRVLKKEVGQIADTGSSASPLVVETAAIEEVVRIVDEVKAEEVQEINKQEVIINNNKKWTMLRVGSEGDQVQMLQEALLKLGFYCGEEDEEFSSFASGTERAVKTWQSSVGVPETGVMTAELLERLFMEQQDKTSSSMEGANGTAATSVTKAPEIPSSFVKEDPEPYESDNRVYLLGENRWEDASRLKNRNGQNQTQTDSKGVVTTKCITCRGVGHLLCLECDGTGEPNIEPQFLEWVGEDTKCPYCEGHGHITCDVCEGTGVGSAA, encoded by the exons ATGTCATCTTCCATACCACTAACCAGTTTCAACACTCTTCTTCATATCCCTTGGCACCACAAAAGAACACCTTCACTATTTAATATCAATAATTACCATTTAGTTTCCAGTAAATCCACGTCATCACACATTTGCTTCGCGTTCAACAAAAGCAATAGTGAAGAGCGGGAAGAGAGCAGGTGGCTGAGGGAAGAGCAGCGGTGGTTGAGGGAGGAGCAGCGGTGGATTAGAGAGGAACGACGGTGGGAGAGTGAGAGACAATCACTTTTGAGTCAAATTCATGAGTTGAAGCTACAAATAGAAGACCTGAAAAATGTAGGAGCAAGTAATGATAGTGTGGGGAAGTTGCTGAGAGTGTTGAAGAAAGAGGTGGGTCAGATTGCGGACACCGGGTCGAGTGCTTCCCCGTTGGTTGTCGAGACAGCTGCGATTGAGGAAGTGGTTAGAATTGTGGATGAGGTGAAGGCAGAGGAGGTTCAGGAAATCAACAAGCAGGAGGtgattattaataataacaaaaagtgGACAATGTTGAGAGTTGGATCAGAAGGTGATCAAGTTCAAATGCTGCAA GAGGCTTTGCTAAAACTAGGATTTTATTGTGGCGAGGAAGATGAGGAGTTTTCTAGCTTCGCAAGTGGTACAGAGAGAGCCGTAAAAACATGGCAG TCTTCCGTTGGTGTGCCAGAAACCGGAGTGATGACGGCCGAGCTTCTTGAAAGATTGTTTATGGAGCAACAAGACAAGACTTCCAGTTCCATG GAGGGTGCAAATGGAACCGCTGCAACTTCTGTCACAAAAGCACCAGAAATTCCTTCAAGTTTTGTGAAAGAAGATCCAGAACCTTACGAGTCTGATAATCGAGTCTATCTTCTTGGAGAAAACCGATGGGAAGATGCCTCCCGGCTGAAGAATCGAAATGGTCAAAATCAAACTCAAACAGATAGCAAAGGTGTTGTGACAACAAAGTGCATTACATGTCGTGGAGTGGGCCATTTATTGTGCTTAG AATGTGATGGAACCGGTGAACCAAACATAGAGCCACAG TTTCTGGAGTGGGTAGGTGAAGACACAAAGTGTCCGTATTGTGAAGGCCATGGTCATATAACATGTGATGTGTGTGAAGGAACAGGAGTCGGTTCTGCTGcataa